In the Podospora pseudocomata strain CBS 415.72m chromosome 5, whole genome shotgun sequence genome, one interval contains:
- a CDS encoding hypothetical protein (antiSMASH:Cluster_4; EggNog:ENOG503P4EE): MSALPLNSVEDSLFPRLGKVLWGWEFCNDLESEKECNSRSCPHRRIGQLQRFFQFYKALILNYVDSCSPENRLFKTHQDLHHAILQLKANPDLTRAELCDFIANQGAHRELRRSNLLNASSLVVNVLTMIDCSALYQSPDRLETGTYRLHWKDDVLFSKYIQDLFPTTSHPILSFNESLSSIEMKSELRAVKLQKRLRMRFRDTHDIQDHLKWDRNQNTLEIYHHTAFLKEQLRLTKSDGDFSLPSNSIRVGALPRQLVLEILDSLQSIIFPLSEPKSKRLLRSLTERYSLDPDIQHLEVSAIRKTGEESIEYVFLADRLAELHNELQTPRPRGWLGRRLERKSGARYMLMATLCGVAFAVLLGMASLAVTCYQTWVAYQAWQHPVSPLGP; the protein is encoded by the exons ATGTCTGCACTACCACTGAATTCTGTCGAAGATTCACTCTTCCCAAGGCTGGGAAAAGTCCTTTGGGGCTGGGAATTTTGCAATGATCTTGAGTCTGAGAAAGAGTGCAATTCAAGGAGCTGTCCTCATCGACGAATCGGCCAACTTCAACGATTTTTCCAGTTTTACAAAGCACTGATCTTGAACTATGTCGACAGCTGCTCTCCCGAAAACAGGCTATTCAAGACACACCAGGATCTTCACCATGCGATTCTCCAATTAAAGGCAAACCCGGATCTCACCCGAGCAGAGCTTTGTGACTTCATCGCCAATCAAGGGGCCCACAGAGAACTAAGGCGAAGTAATCTGCTCAATGCCAGCAGTCTTGTGGTCAATGTCCTCACCATGATAGATTGCTCAGCGCTCTATCAGTCACCGGACCGTCTAGAGACGGGGACATACAGGCTCCATTGGAAGGATGACGTTCTATTTAGCAAATACATACAGGACCTATTTCCCACCACGAGCCATCCGATTCTCAGCTTCAACGAGAGCCTTTCTTCCATCGAGATGAAGTCAGAACTTCGTGCCGTCAAACTCCAAAAACGACTACGAATGCGGTTTCGGGATACCCACGATATTCAGGACCACTTGAAATGGGATCGAAACCAGAATACACTCGAAATTTATCACCATACCGCGTTCCTCAAAGAACAGCTTCGGCTGACGAAAAGTGATGGAGACTTTTCCCTTCCATCTAACTCTATCAGAGT TGGAGCTCTCCCGCGTCAACTGGTTCTCGAGATTCTAGACTCCCTCCAAAGCATCATCTTTCCGTTGAGCGAGCCAAAGTCAAAAAGGCTTCTCCGGTCTCTGACAGAACGATACTCTCTTGATCCTGATATCCAGCACCTGGAGGTCAGCGCCATACGCAAGACAGGCGAGGAGAGCATCGAATACGTATTTCTGGCCGACAGGCTGGCCGAGCTGCACAATGAGCTGCAGACTCCCAGGCCAcggggctggctgggcagGCGACTGGAACGGAAGAGCGGGGCGAGGTACATGCTGATGGCTACCCTCTGCGGTGTTGCTTTTGCTGTGCTGCTTGGTATGGCGTCGTTGGCGGTCACCTGTTACCAGACATGGGTTGCGTACCAGGCTTGGCAGCATCCTGTTTCTCCCTTGGGTCCTTGA
- the HNWD-pc3 gene encoding HNWD NOD-like receptor pc3 (SMCOG1173:WD-40 repeat-containing protein; COG:S; EggNog:ENOG503NYUK; antiSMASH:Cluster_4): MRLLERNDTGDFSLTDDIPDDQVPQYAILSHTWGDEEVSFEDVTDSTRKNKRGYSKIQFCGDQAGRDGLNFFWIDTCCINKSDCDEFQEALNSMFRWYRNAAKCYVYLTDVSTYQQDADSNPGWELAFRKSRWFTRGWTLQELIAPKVVEFFSEDRKRLGDKNSLAQHIHNTTGIPLGALQANKLSDFSFDVRMSWIKHRSTTREEDRAYCLFGIFNVQMRLLYGEGEERAFERLREEISKYDRCLSSLHSTDPRLDKKRIEEAKGGLLAGAYRWVFANPDFCLWRERSESRLLWINGDPGKGKTMLLCGIINELQGAIVADGHCRNLAYFFCQATDSRINNAIAVLRGLIYLLAHQQPRLISHVRKYTDAGKSLSDANAWFALSDILVGMLGDPNVKPTCLVVDALDECVIDLPKLLDFIVCISSDRIKWLLTSRNETIIEKKLKSNNARTRLSLELKENAMEVSHAVDVYIDDKLSGLEALQDDALLKDQVRDILHNKANGTFLWVALVVQELSKDGVESWHVLQIVEEVPPGLDGMYGRMLDEIERNKRDSEFCRRILSVVTVAYRPLHLDEIGGLSGLPEQIAKTTENVHKIVAKCGSFLTVRDNQIYLVHQSAKDYLSDKASPLLFPSGVAMTHHHISDRSLKLLSDKLQRDVYGLCAPGFSIDHVRVPDPDPLATVRYSCVYWVDHLCNWQSSDDSKHPDIFQDGGIVDDFLRQHYLHWLEALSLCKSMPQGILSMAKLESILQHRSITSQLPSLVADMRRFVLYWKWVIENYPLQVYASALVFSPAQSITRGLFTQEERKWITSRPMVEDNWNACRQTLEGHRGWVRSVAFSPDSKWVASGLDDSTIKIWEAATGSCTQTLEGHGDGVNSVAFSPNSKWVASGSTDSTIKIWEAATGSCTQTLEGHGDVVRSVAFSPDSKWVASGSTDSTIKIWEAATGSCTQTLEGHGDVVRSVAFSPDSKWVASGSDDSTIKIWEAATGPCTQTLEGHGNRVWSVAFSPDSKWVASGSADSTIKIWEAATGSCTQTLEGHGDGVNSVAFSPDSKWVASGSTDSTIKIWEAATGLCTQTLEGHGGWVWSVAFSPDSKWVVSESDDNTIKIWEAATGSCTQTLEGHGGSVKSVASSLDSKLIASGSNDTNPPHYPWYGTDMSKRWITKGAENWLWLPLEYQSQCLAAAASTIAIGCSSGRVLTIKFTTDS, translated from the exons ATGCGCCTCCTGGAACGCAATGATACCGGCGATTTTAGTTTGACGGATGACATTCCCGACGACCAGGTCCCACAGTATGCGATACTTTCGCACACATggggcgacgaagaggtcagCTTTGAGGATGTAACGGACAGTACGCgcaagaacaaaagaggcTACTCTAAGATCCAGTTTTGCGGAGACCAAGCCGGGCGTGATGGACTGAACTTCTTCTGGATCGACACATGTTGCATCAACAAGTCCGACTGCGATGAGTTTCAGGAGGCTCTCAACTCTATGTTCCGATGGTACCGCAATGCGGCCAAATGCTATGTCTATCTCACAGACGTCTCAACCTACCAACAGGACGCCGACAGCAATCCCGGTTGGGAATTGGCTTTTCGGAAATCCAGATGGTTCACTCGTGGGTGGACACTCCAAGAGCTTATTGCGCCAAAAGTTGTTGAATTCTTCTCCGAAGACCGCAAGCGCCTAGGAGATAAGAATTCTCTCGCACAGCATATTCACAACACAACTGGCATTCCTCTAGGAGCTCTTCAAGCCAACAAATTGTCCGATTTCAGCTTTGACGTACGTATGTCGTGGATTAAACACCGCAGCACGACGCGCGAAGAAGACAGGGCTTACTGTCTATTTGGCATCTTTAACGTACAAATGCGGCTTCTAtacggcgaaggagaagaacgaGCATTTGAGCGGCTGCGAGAGGAAATTAGTAAGTATGATCGCTGTCTATCCAGTCTACATTCTACCGACCCGCGCCTTGACAAGAAGcgcatcgaggaggcaaaaggtgggttgcttgctggcgCTTACCGCTGGGTCTTCGCCAACCCCGACTTCTGTCTATGGCGTGAACGGTCGGAGAGCCGCTTACTCTGGATCAATGGAGATcccggcaaaggcaagaccatgttactctgcggcatcatcaacgagctaCAGGGAGCCATTGTTGCAGACGGGCATTGTCGTAATCTGGCCTACTTCTTCTGCCAAGCTACCGACTCCCGCATCAATAACGCCATTGCCGTATTGCGTGGCCTGAtctaccttcttgcccaccagcagccacgtcTCATCTCCCACGTGCGTAAATACACCGACGCTGGTAAATCCCTCTCCGACGCAAATGCCTGGTTCGCCCTCTCGGACATTTTAGTGGGGATGCTAGGAGATCCGAACGTGAAGCCAACCTGTTTAGTCGTCGATGCCCTAGACGAATGTGTTATCGACCTACCGAAGCTTTTAGACTTTATCGTCTGTATCTCATCCGATCGGATAAAATGGCTCTTAACAAGCCGGAACGAGACGATCATCGAGAAGAAATTGAAGTCTAACAATGCGCGAACAAGGCTTAGTCTTGAGCTGAAGGAAAATGCGATGGAGGTGTCTCATGCCGTCGATGTGTACATCGACGATAAACTATCTGGGTTGGAAGCACTTCAGGACGACGCCCTGCTAAAGGATCAAGTACGGGATATTCTACACAACAAGGCAAACGGCACGTTCCTCTGGGTCGCCCTCGTCGTACAGGAACTCAGCaaggatggggttgagagctGGCATGTTCTGCAGATTGTTGAAGAAGTGCCACCGGGGCTGGATGGGATGTACGGTCGCATGCTGGATGAGATCGAGCGGAATAAACGGGACTCGGAATTTTGTCGGCGCATTctctcggtggtgacggtagCATACCGCCCACTTCACTTGGATGAAATAGGCGGCTTGTCTGGATTACCGGAACAGATTGCCAAGACGACGGAGAATGTTCACAAGATCGTGGCCAAGTGCGGATCCTTTCTCACGGTCCGAGATAACCAGATCTACCTCGTTCATCAATCAGCCAAGGACTACTTAAGCGACAAAGCCTCCCCATTACTTTTCCCCAGTGGTGTGGCTATGACCCACCATCACATATCGGATCGGTCACTAAAGCTTCTCTCAGACAAGTTGCAACGCGATGTATACGGCTTATGTGCACCGGGATTTTCTATCGACCACGTCCGAGTGCCGGACCCAGACCCTCTTGCGACAGTGCGGTACTCGTGCGTTTACTGGGTTGATCATCTCTGTAACTGGCAGTCGAGCGACGATAGCAAGCACCCAGATattttccaagatggtggtatcGTCGATGACTTTCTGAGGCAGCACTACCTCCACTGGCTTGAAGCACTTTCACTTTGTAAGAGCATGCCGCAGGGGATACTTTCAATGGCAAAGCTCGAAAGCATTCTTCAG CACAGGTCGATTACGTCTCAATTACCAAGCCTTGTCGCTGACATGCGCCGATTCGTTTTATACTGGAAATGGGTTATTGAGAATTATCCTCTTCAGGTATACGCTTCAGCACTTGTATTCAGCCCCGCCCAAAGTATAACAAGAGGCCTATTTACGCAGGAAGAACGGAAGTGGATTACTTCGAGGCCAATGGTAGAGGATAATTGGAAtgcgtgccggcagacgctcgagggccatcgcGGTTGGGTccggtcggtagcgttctcgcccgattccaagtgggttgcgtcaggattagacgacagtaccatcaagatctgggaggcggctacggggtcatgtacgcagacgctcgagggccatggcgatggggtcaactcggtagcgttctcgcccaattcgaagtgggttgcgtcaggatcaaccgacagtaccatcaagatctgggaggcggccacggggtcatgtacgcagacgctcgagggccatggcgatgtggtccggtcggtagcgttctcgcccgattcgaagtgggttgcgtcaggatcaaccgacagtaccatcaagatctgggaggcggccacggggtcatgtacgcagacgctcgagggccatggcgatgtggtccggtcggtagcgttctcgcccgattcgaagtgggttgcgtcaggatcagacgacagtaccattaaaatctgggaggcggctaCGGGGccatgtacgcagacgctcgagggccatggaAATcgggtctggtcggtagcgttctcgcccgattccaagtgggttgcgtcaggatcagccgacagtaccatcaagatctgggaggcggccacggggtcatgtacgcagacgctcgagggccatggcgatggggtcaactcggtagcgttctcgcccgattccaagtgggttgcgtcaggatcaaccgacagtaccatcaagatctgggaggcggccacggggttatgtacgcagacgctcgagggccatggcggttgggtctggtcggtagcgttctcgcccgattcgaagtgggttgtgtcagaATCAGACGACaataccatcaagatctgggaggcggctacggggtcatgtacgcagacgctcgagggccatggcggttcTGTGAAAtcggtagcgtcttcccttGATTCGAAGCTGATTGCATCCGGATCTAACgataccaaccccccacattACCCATGGTATGGAACAGACATGAGCAAGAGATGGATTACGAAGGGTGCAGAAAATTGGCTATGGCTGCCTCTGGAATATCAGTCACAATGTCTCGCTGCAGCGGCATCAACAATTgctattggctgttcttcgggGCGCGTCCTAACTATAAAGTTCACGACAGACAGCtga
- a CDS encoding hypothetical protein (EggNog:ENOG503P5UU; antiSMASH:Cluster_4), which produces MTSLLRAIKIQNHSSYNTALLPMRANPPRAEPDAAQLKEKLASLNLKGDVSAAQISAELEKSPSPQDADAFFVVASGADSGYGSTSSTPQESKPNFLDRTSVPVSVPQVFDKPISDDQRDRFFDFRYQYTNSLWKAISKGNKKAHPGDISMKLKYMGSDEESAKLSIVIQCEKRVAKRVRHFFAQEHIKQDLKPDFEVYILDKGVIRLSTEDTLDVFAHLDGRVTFCGMSIRMVVDAAETIATFGGLITVTRGEITEVFGLTASHPVEGSNDVDRWDDDDFDSEEFTDTDSISELNESDAYPQPSHSPKLNAMTSIGKVAHDSLRLSSTTSANHDWALIKLNTAVLLPNLAPDSHPPSIFGINLLASRVPLQPQQKIDVVVMTSHGLQKGSLVSNGSSIMMFPGRTFLQTLDLVLRSDSELRPGDSGSWVVSETTHEVYGHVISVDALSEAHVVPLESTLSDIRAQLDVDEVALPTKADLELSWTETPKITGDSAMPMGDYELGHDRDIAETQHKVGLHGLTSILPQEKHQPACTIREIKDSSDSALSVLQPVLRVPLPLSSLAEQSRQFAKNQNEVYLFRQTILLDSHVTTRGEQSTPTLPSLHPMTEALSGSSKKNGKQRLSGLYHRLKVRLSRKKKVLRLVKG; this is translated from the exons ATGACGTCTCTACTTCGCGCGATCAAGATTCAGAACCACAGTTCCTACAATACTGCACTTCTGCCAATGCGAGCCAACCCTCCTCGTGCTGAACCGGATGCTGCCCAGCTGAAAGAGAAGCTTGCTTCTCTGAATCTAAAGGGCGATGTTTCCGCTGCGCAAATTAGCGCGGAGCTCGAAAAGTCTCCCAGTCCGCAAGATGCGGATGCATTCTTTGTAGTCGCGAGCGGAGCCGATTCAGGCTACGGGTCAACTTCTTCCACTCCCCAAGAAAGCAAACCCAATTTCTTGGATCGGACATCGGTCCCTGTCTCTGTTCCTCAGGTCTTCGACAAGCCAATTTCCGACGACCAACGGGATCGTTTCTTCGACTTCAGATATCAATACACCAACTCGCTCTGGAAAGCGATATCCAAGGGGAATAAGAAAGCGCACCCGGGGGACATTTCGATGAAGTTGAAGTACATGGGCTCTGACGAGGAGTCGGCCAAGCTTTCCATCGTTATACAGTGTGAGAAACGCGTTGCAAAAAGGGTGAGACACTTTTTTGCTCAGGAACACATCAAACAAGATCTGAAGCCCGATTTCGAAGTCTATATCTTAGACAAGGGTGTAATACGCCTGTCAACAGAGGACACGCTTGACGTCTTTGCCCATCTTGACGGGAGAGTTACGTTTTGTGGTATGAGCATCCGTATGGTGGTCGATGCAGCAGAAACGATTGCAACATTTGGCGGCTTAATAACTGTCACCAGAGGAGAAATCACTGAAGTGTTTGGGCTCACAGCAAGTCATCCAGTGGAAGGGAGCAATGACGTTGACCGGTgggatgacgatgatttcGACTCAGAGGAGTTCACAGACACAGATTCGATATCTGAGCTAAACGAGAGTGACGCATACCCACAACCGAGCCACTCTCCGAAGTTAAATGCGATGACCTCGATTGGTAAAGTCGCCCATGATTCCCTTCGCCTttcctcaacaacttcaGCCAACCATGACTGGGCTCTGATCAAGTTGAACACTGCCGTTcttctccccaacctcgccccCGATAGCCACCCGCCAAGCATTTTTGGAATCAATCTGTTAGCCTCCAGAGTGCCGTTGCAACCACAGCAGAAGATAGACGTGGTTGTTATGACCAGCCACGGTCTCCAAAAGGGATCTCTAGTGTCTAATGGGTCATCTATCATGATGTTCCCAGGAAGGACCTTTTTGCAGACTCTAGACCTCGTCCTGCGCTCCGACTCAG AGCTCCGTCCTGGAGATTCGGGATCATGGGTGGTGAGCGAGACCACACACGAAGTATACGGTCACGTCATATCTGTGGATGCGCTTAGCGAGGCTCATGTAGTCCCTTTAGAGAGCACATTGTCTGATATTCGAGCACAGCTTGATGTGGATGAAGTCGCTCTCCCAACAAAGGCCGATCTGGAACTGTCTTGGACCGAAACGCCAAAGATCACAGGGGATTCCGCTATGCCCATGGGCGACTATGAACTTGGCCATGACCGTGATATAGCAGAGACCCAACACAAAGTCGGCTTGCATGGCCTCACGTCAATCCTCCCCCAAGAAAAGCATCAGCCAGCTTGCACGATACGAGAGATTAAGGACTCCTCTGACAGCGCCTTGTCAGTTCTGCAGCCCGTTCTTAGAGTTCCACTGCCTCTGAGCTCCCTCGCGGAGCAATCCAGGCAATTCGCCAAAAACCAGAACGAAGTCTATCTTTTCAGACAGACAATATTATTAGACAGCCACGTGACAACTCGTGGGGAGCAGTCTACACCCACCCTACCATCTTTGCACCCTATGACAGAAGCCCTGTCAGGGAGCTCGAAAAAAAATGGAAAGCAACGATTGAGCGGTCTATATCACCGACTGAAGGTGAGGCTttcgagaaagaagaaggtgcTGAGACTCGTGAAAGGGTGA
- a CDS encoding putative secondary metabolism biosynthetic enzyme (SMCOG1028:crotonyl-CoA reductase / alcohol dehydrogenase; COG:C; EggNog:ENOG503PC3T; antiSMASH:Cluster_4) translates to MPIPETYKAFRRTTGDLPRTIVPSTEPMVQELAPHDVLLKIHAVSLNFRDVGMLNGRYPVDVIERGIPCSDAAAEVAAIGSAVKDFAIGDHVSVNFDLGHLVAGDDEPMRALGGDVDGVLREYAVFEDKELVQLPKHLPWEEASTIACAGVTAWTALDNLKAPNPRSALLQGTGGVSLFALLICLAAGVKPIITSSSDKKLEEIRKLGSDVGTINYKTVSDQVSEVKRLTDGKGVDFVINNTGPASLPEDISFLRSRGGVVSLVGFLAGFNGDWQPSAIMALMSKFAKLKGIGVGSKQDFVELNQFLAEKKLSLAPLVDRVFTFDESPAAFDYLYSGSHVGKVIIKVQD, encoded by the exons ATGCCTATTCCAGAGACATACAAAGCCTTCAGGCGCACCACCGGCGACCTACCGAGGACCATCGTCCCCTCAACTGAACCCATGGTGCAAGAGCTTGCGCCGCACGATGTCCTCCTCAAGATCCAcgccgtctccctcaacttTCGTGATGTTGGCATGCTGAACGGGCGCTACCCGGTGGATGTGATTGAGCGTGGCATTCCGTGCTCCGACGCAGCTGCTGAGGTTGCGGCTATCGGAAGCGCGGTGAAGGATTTCGCCATCGGAGACCATGTCTCGGTCAATTTCGATCTCGGCCATCTTGTTGCAGGGGATGACGAGCCGATGCGGGCACTTGGGGGTGATGTAGATGGCGTTCTGAGGGAGTATGCGGTTTTTGAGGATAAGGAGCTTGTGCAATTGCCCAAGCACTTGCCGTGGGAAGAGGCATCCACTATCGCGTGTGCCGGTGTCACGGCTTGGACTGCTCTCGACAACTTGAAAGCGCCGAATCCTAGAAGTGCCTTGTTGCAAG GCACGGGAGGCGTCAGTCTGTTTGCTTTGCTGATATGCCTTGCCGCGGGCGTCAAACCAATCATCACGTCCTCCTCTGACAAAAAGCTTGAGGAAATCCGAAAGCTCGGCTCTGATGTCGGTACCATTAACTACAAGACCGTCTCTGACCAAGTCTCGGAAGTGAAGCGCCTCACCGACGGCAAGGGCGTCGACTTTGTCATTAACAACACTGGACCGGCGTCTCTTCCGGAAGATATCAGTTTCTTGCGTTCACgtggtggtgtcgtctcTCTTGTTGGCTTTTTGGCCGGCTTCAATGGCGACTGGCAGCCAAGTGCTAtcatggcgttgatgtcGAAGTTTGCGAAGTTGAA GGGTATTGGTGTCGGCTCCAAGCAGGATTTCGTGGAGCTGAATCAGTTTCTGGCTGAGAAAAAGTTATCCCTTGCCCCGCTCGTTGACCGAGTCTTTACGTTTGATGAATCCCCGGCCGCGTTCGACTATTTGTACTCTGGCAGCCATGTGGGCAAGGTAATTATCAAGGTGCAGGACTAG
- a CDS encoding hypothetical protein (antiSMASH:Cluster_4), producing MRCTGSPCQGTYYWRDPDNRSITNLIQVSCQTMSTTLKEITYSGLYTKSTTKSHWLHEMIGRTILFRLYRADRRIRMQYE from the coding sequence ATGCGGTGCACCGGTTCTCCCTGCCAAGGGACTTATTACTGGCGGGATCCAGATAACCGAAGCATTACAAACTTAATACAAGTGTCTTGCCAAACCATGTCGACTACGCTGAAGGAGATAACATACTCAGGACTCTATACCAAGTCCACTACAAAAAGCCATTGGCTCCACGAAATGATAGGCCGAACAATACTATTCAGGTTATATCGAGCTGATAGAAGGATTAGAATGCAGTACGAGTGA
- a CDS encoding hypothetical protein (COG:S; antiSMASH:Cluster_4; EggNog:ENOG503P433), whose translation MSSLTAAFIVGAAVLSGVRASPVASANAAVSTPSFLTTIGLDPEVNITKRDVIGRLPNGADDIEHRFQPVLDFDGDGCYYTSAMDDQGNLNNGIHNPGDGVPPGCLAQNCREENRLQSNNVYSRARCNNGWCAIMYEYYFEKDQLICGPAWGNGHPHDWEHVIVFVQDDQVKRVAPSCHNEYPTATNEPRLHDGTRAKIVYHKDGARTHCVRMAAEADDDIENYTGEWFLGELVGWNHYPTVDLRTKLVNFHQDAKPKLNDADFAAALKAAAGDQVPGFNPDSDS comes from the exons ATGTCTTCCCTTACCGCCgccttcatcgtcggcgCCGCTGTTCTCTCCGGCGTGCGTGCCTCCCCCGTCGCCAGCGCCAACGCTGCTGTGTCCACGCCTTCGTTCCTGACAACGATTGGCCTTGACCCCgaggtcaacatcaccaagcgTGATGTGATCGGAAGATTGCCCAACGGTGCCGACGACATTGAGCACCGGTTCCAACCTGTCTTGGACTTTGACGGCGATGGCTGTTACTACACCTCGGCCATGGACGACCAgggcaacctcaacaacggAATCCATAACCCCGGTGACGGCGTGCCTCCTGGTTGCCTGGCCCAAAACTGCCGTGAGGAGAACCGCCTGCAAAGCAACAACGTCTACAGTCGCGCGCGGTGCAACAAT GGATGGTGTGCCATCATGTACGAGTACTATTTCGAGAAGGACCAGCTCATCTGCGGTCCCGCCTGGGGCAACGGTCACCCCCACGACTGGGAGCACGTCATTGTGTTCGTCCAGGACGACCAAGTCAAGCGTGTCGCTCCCTCATGCCACAATGAGTACCCGACAGCTACCAACGAGCCGCGCCTGCACGATGGCACACGCGCCAAGATCGTCTACCACAAGGATGGTGCCCGGACTCACTGCGTCAGGAtggccgccgaggccgacgaTGATATCGAGAATTACACCGGCGAGTGGTTTCTCGGTGAGCTGGTCGGATGGAACCACTACCCGACTGTTGACCTGCGGACAAAGTTGGTCAACTTCCACCAGGATGCCAAGCCGAAGCTCAATGATGCCgactttgctgctgctctgaAGGCGGCGGCTGGTGATCAGGTGCCTGGCTTCAACCCCGACTCAGATAGCTGA